In the Colias croceus chromosome 1, ilColCroc2.1 genome, tagtacacgcacacattttttttataatacttttgtTGGCAGGAGAAAGATCTGATCCGTGGCTGAATTTGCCAcctcccccccccccccacaCTCTCCCCTGTAATTCCTAAAGTATTGATCgtacagataaataaatacgacataattaaaaaaaaatttgatgtataaaattttcctAGGAGTACCTAACCCTGGACATGTACCTGTCTGTATACTTTTTACGTAAACCAACCTACGTAAAATTTCGAGTATTTCAACAATTCTAGGTTGTGAACTTGTCAACAACGCGGTCTGTCGAGAGACTGCACGTCTTCTACTCTCGAGAGTAGAAGACGTGCAGTCTACTCTCGAGAGTAGAAGACGTGCagttcaaataattataattttatttactaaacaataacaacgcaataaatatacatcacgtaaaaataatcaattaaaatacgaGGTACAAATAAAAGGCGAATCCGCAATGACCAGTCAGTACTTGCGTGTTTGAAGGTggtttaatgtttttttaataatttattttaaaatactagctGACCGTGCTCACTTTGTTGGGCTTTAAACTCATTGAAGACTTCTTTGAATGAAATTACGATATTATATCAGAAATTATCGATTTACATCATACGATCAAAACCacaatatctataataaatattgcgTTGTTGTTTATCATGATTGATCAGCTTAGCTGTTATTTATTCAAGGGGGTagagatttatatttatctttgtaaaaaacttttctttttcaagttaatcttgattaaattttattttaaatttaacgttacgattttttttttatcaagaaatataatatttatttatagtaggtaGATAGTTTGCGCTGCATTTATTTACGCCTATGGTCGAATTTAGACTTTAGGCCATTGACACAGTTTAATAACTAGTAGCTAGCCATTGATTAAGAACAAGTAAAATACTCGTCCAATATCTTAAATTCatgttatgaaaaaaatataaacataaaaattagattACAGAAAAGATTAATTATTGAGATTATTGGAGTTACATTATAATGTGCAAAATGGTCAAGGAAGcgataacattaattaagataaaaaCACATGTTCAATATAAAAGGGAAGTAAATTGAGTTTTCGTCGCACTGATTCGGCCCATTAGAGTGATGAAGTCCATAATTCTCCTACTTGCTACCGTTACCTGTAAGTACTGCATATACAAGTAAACATGTACATTCTTGGTCAACATTTTCAtcggtataatattataattttcttaatatcTATTTTCAACAAAAACTGCACATAAGCACGTCTTATTCTGCATATActtactaaaattaatattcctTTATGTAGGTCATTTCctgtttctttttaatattattttttttgcaatagtaagacttaataattactattttaCAGTGTGTACGTGTAGCGTTATCCCCACGATCCCCGGGGACAATAGCCACTATGTGGAAGGAGAAAGCCGCTACATCTGGATGCCTGATGGTGATGGCGTTCCTCACCTCGTAGATCTTCAAGCTGAGGAGGAACCTGATATGAGCAGAAATGCTGGAGCTCGGAATGCATACTGGCTATTCACAAGGTAAAACTTAAACATgcagttcaaaaataaagtatcaAACTTTCATCCTCAAATGTTTTCTGTTTCGAAAAttcacattaattaaattctgaGACTCGAGCATTTGTTTAcaaacctatttgaatataCCTTCGAACTCATAAATGTTTACTAACAATGAAAACGTAACTCTGTACTTCATAAGATTAACTTGCGGAAACTACTGGGCATTTGTTTCATTTTGCACCAATcataatgtaatataaaattaattctccAACTTTTTCTAGGAACAACCGCAACAACCATCAAGTCTTAGTACACAATAATGCCAATTCAGTGCGTAACTCTAATTACAATAGTAACAGACAAACCAAAGTTGTCGTTCACGGATGGAACAGCAACGGAAATTCAGCAATCAATCCAATGATTACATCAGCCTATCTCGATGTTGCCGACGTTAACGTTATCGTCGTTGACTGGAGAAATGCTGCCAGTGGTATTTACACCACCTCTGTGCGTGATGTCCCAAGCGTAGGACAGCATCTTGGACAATTCTTACAGTTTGTCATCAACACAGTTGGAGGAAACTGGAACAACTTCCATTTAATTGGCTTCAGTTTGGGAGCTCACATCGTTGGTAATGCTGGTCGTACTGTAGGAGGCCGTCCTATCCGTGTTACaggtaaattatttactaaattctGGTTCAAATAATGTTACAGGacttatatttcaaatattattaaaaaaacaatttgtaGGTCTCGATCCTGCTGGTCCTCAATGGGGCGGTAATTCGCTCGCCCTCAACAATCGTGACGGTGTTTATGTGGAAACCATCCACACCGACGGCGGATTGCTCGGTATCTTCGACCCAATCGCTGACGCGGACTTCTATCCCAATGGCGGCAGAAACACACAGCCTGGATGTTGGATCAGTACTTGCTCTCACAGCCGCGCCTACGAACTGTTTGCGGCTAGTGTTAGATACAACCACTTCAACGGCAGACGGTGCGCTAACCTCAATGAAGCGAGGAACAACAGATGCACCGGTGCTAATCTTCGCATGGGAAATCGTGACCTGAACAAGCGCGGGTGAGTTtctctttttataattaataaaaaaatatatttaataaaatggaattcCCATCGTAATAAATGTAACTGATGTaatcaaaaacaattaatcTCGTCTATACAAATTCAATAATGCGATATCATATCCGATCctctaaacaaaaatatatagaaaacagcagatagtattatattgtgtataatataaataattttatttcagagtGGGACTTTACGGTTTATCAACAGGCAGCTCTTGGCCGTTCTAAGGAGACTGTTATTTATCAAGGCAGTAATGTTCTCGGCATCgcaaaatatatacctaatttaaaacttaaagaTCTATGAGTgtttgttatataattatgttaaatatattgttgaagaaatatttgcatttttttcatacctattttataattcCATATATCCGTATAAAATCTGTAACTATACAAGATCAAATCAATTGAGACAAACATGACAATAATTTCAATGaacaaacaatataatatcattgagataatattaatatggagcagacaccacgaacaaaatctgtgcgccaagcgcggcggcgcggcgcgcgcgaatgacggctagacagtcatagattatgcgatgtcactgactcaccgctatagaggcgacactttgtttcattctgtctattttattgggtgccactccttacatgcacgttgacttgaaattttctttgtacttacttaatatttattttaggtataaactgactttactacgcggggctaacaatatctggcatataatataggatgatgtaaatagtgacgtcatatggaataatttaattttttcgtgttttaggttcagtcagggctatgggaagttttattccttacaaattgagccttttttagaaaaaaaaaataatttttccctttcttcacggcccagacatggaaaccttgaatagaaaaaatattaattacttatctctgaactagcggtccgccccggcttcgcccgtggcacaatatttcgcaataaaaagtagcctatgttctttctcagggtcttaagattgtctgtgccaaaggagaatgcccatgaaagtatggaccacagtacagtgttgcgtcaatgccagagtggttttggagggttcttcgatattccaaagatttttaccaattgatttttgtgtgataaaaacaggggttttcaagatattgagaaaaatgggaaataacctcaaaacttaaataacccctatttagttaggtttatgtgtgatttaggtaacattttatcgtccaaaggttatttttcgatttacatatataatctatgcgtagagcttatgctttcagacaaagtctatctgttcatcggctagtgtaggtaggcaccagaaatcttccgggacggatttcaagaaaacctaaatatatacttaaaaaatgccaattgagtttttattcggtttacatgttgttgttgttgttgtttgaatcattttttcactacatattcgaagaaagaaacaaataagaaataactggttacctaccaagctatgtcataataatatttttttttatatatatacatatttatattattttacttcactatctttgttaaaacaacctatagtgtataaacaataccctatagagtgattttatgttaattgattttttttgtaattcaatgaaaacaataatcgatattaatacatttagctatttaccatagtaaatgtaaaaagttaccgcttggttaccgtggtaaccggtaatggacactaaatgttataataacggatctaaacaattacatgtcttattagattttacaaaacattccctgttcaaaatatattttccgatggtaagaaggcctctaaattgccgagattttttttaatagtattgttgtcttgatgcatgagaaaaaccagtaccaaaaatgggcattctcctttcatcaaaatcggtccagtagtttatgagccaattacaagcaaacaaacaaacaaagttttcctctttataatattaatgcagataaataaataataattcaattatacgttcaagtcagtagcttatacaatatcaattaaaaacttgattaaaatcaattaacaaaaaaaaattggtgattgagtaattgattttcatatttcatgatttcaccttttttcaattaacaaccagtctatgcttttctaaatatgtaaaattattattttatactataaaaatatacgccagcaaatattactaacaacacttatttcatgcccaatgtcatatcttaaatttttaatctatgacaaaatgtcgcccgccaaaaattttgctctaactaagttttaaaaattattatctagttacttactgatgaaaagttattcctttgcacttttccgtattctttgtattatttgtgcaatatcgtaacacacacgtaggcatatttgatgcgtttcactttaaaacaaataaaaaatgagcgtgacgttcgcgccaaagagcgagcaagcgactgagtgcagttacgccacatgacgtatgttgagtggaacataagtgatgtaggcggtatcgactccatattaatattatctcaatgtataatatgtatattattatacaggtGTCCCACTATCGGTATAAGGGATATAGTAGTTtacatacactgatcacgtaaaaaatacttgtaaaaattttcttgctaaatttttccttaaaatccatgttttcttctctagcttcgcgcagccgacatattatataccgcttcgctaatgtgagaaatttgtctatgaaaacataatcttaaaagtTAAACGATAGGTCACGTGCTGATAGCAAAgctgggcgggttgcttgtttaGACTTTAgggtgtacagtgtacacatagagttttatgaatatttgaaaaaaaaactacgtctggaattttataagtattttttacatactcagcgtatgcaaaactataacctcctttgagcttagtaccTATACCAACAGTGGCACAACCTGTATAAAGAACtcgtttcatttttttttttgtaaatatataatgtaagtacataatatagagaCAATAATTCACTGCAACCCTTTCGAAACATACAGAATTAAATaacctaataattataatttgatctTAGTAGGTATTCgtgattttatgatattatttataatcatgAAGTTATAACTAGAGACaattagaaatattaaataagttagataggtacctatgttctatacatataaaaatggtACAAAAAGtggacattttattatttgctaaATATACTTGACAGGCGTAGCATTAATCAAAACAAATAGGAACTAAACATATCATGATAATATGACTTGGCATAGCTTTGTTTCTAGAATAATTGCATAATGGCTATGAAAACATAACCTCACAACCCATTTGTCCTATAGAGTACCACTCTACTGTGAGGACTATTACTTCTGACTTCTTCTTCTCGAaggtaacataaaaaaatcttcaagTTGTATGagaataatatgtacttcttattttattaatgaacttTAGTACAGCCGTAAAGCAAAAACGGGTAGGCTATTAAAATGTTGGTACCAAGACACCATTGGGCACATTATATTCAAGAGAGAAAATTAAGCAATAtagtatataagtatattttacagAAAGACGATGTTTCGAATGATGTTAtcgaaattataatatttctaatttaataaactctTCATTCAATGAAACTAAATCCCAATATTAAATCAAAGACGAAAAGGTGCTACTTTTAAATTTcgttaattaagtattttgtttgtttcgcAAACAAAGTCACGATATCATTGCATGTTTATTGTAATAACTTCCAACGCATGAATATCACGAAACAGGGAAACGAATATTACGCGTGTTAATCATCAAAAAATTGagataattttaatcttttaatccaacagttattattatgtataaaataaattattttactaatatCCTCGCTAAAACTATTAGAACAATGGAAGCTATCAGACTGCTGATATTGTGTTTGGCAGGTtagtaaaacttttttttaaccgatgtacaaaaaaaattacacagCTTCTCGATACGTTTTGTTCAGGTTATCTCTAAGACAAATAACAACCGAAACTTCGAAATAGAATACCAAAGGCTGTGAGCAAGCGGTGGAGAAATTCACAAACAGTACACTATATTCTAAAGCTGTAGAGTTTGAATTGAATAACTTTTAATGTGTTGGATTGTTTAGCTGTCAAGGAAGGCTCTATGCTATTTAGCCTAGaaattttcaaagaaataaataatagtatcCACGTAGAAAGCTGGTCATCAACTTAactattaaaaagtatatcaCTGAAACGTAATTCAAACATTTGTTTCAAAAGgttgaaaaattttatttttgggaGCAAACGCTATGTTAGCTAGCTGACCCATGCAACTTCATCTGCTGCGTCTGAAAAGGATTACCTATGctcaatttttttgttaagtaAACTATTCTAATATCTCCAATATTTGAATCATGATCTCAATCCTCTActaaatttatacattttcagTAATAACTGTGAGTGCAGTTCCTGCGCCACTAAAAAATGATGGCAATCGCTATGTTTGGTTTAGCGACGACGACGGAGAATCCCAGCTCGTGGATTTAGTAGCCCCCGTCGAcgaaaatttgttaaatacaAGAAATGGAGCAAATAATGCCTATTGGTTATATACAAGGTTTGTTTTCAGAATCAAAGAaactgaaacatttatttattcaattggaCTTCTAGaaagaagcacttttgaatcttCATAACATGGTTGTACCATTtaccaattaattttattacattattaccATTTTTCTTCTCCTTATAATCCAAATTTAACTAATTCTTTTTTTGATACTGcattagttattaaaatattattcttaaaaattattataattttcaggaGAAATACAAATAATCCTCAATCGATCATAAATGGTGACGCCAATTCCGTCCGAAATTCCAACTACAACAGTAACGTGCCACTGAAGATAGTTGTTCACGGATGGACAGGCAGTTTAAATTCAGTCTTAAACGCACGAATCAAAGATGCATTTCTAGCAATTAGTGACGTCAATGTCGTAGTCGTTGATTGGCACGCGCTAGCAGCAGGGAACTATGTGACAGCCGTAGTAGGGGTACCAAGTGTTGGTCAACATCTGGGCAATTTTGTTAATTGGCTGCTGAACACAGGCGGTGGCAACTGGAACAACGTGCATTTCGTCGGCTTCAGCTTAGGTGCTCATATTGTAGGAATTGCTGGTAGACAAGTTGGCGGGAGAGCCAGGAGAGTGACAGGTATGTAGATcgtaaggctggttgcagagcttgaccgaccgtcagtgcgtaccgtcctgacgatacgcatcaacaattgtatgactatgacactaatgcgcatgactatacgcgtgcgtatgatcggtctagctatggttttatgaatttccatacatatgacaagcgcgactgacgtacgcactgacggttggtgaagctctgcaactaGCCTTATTCTCAATATGTAGATTTAACTTCAGTTGACTCTATTGGTTAGAAGCTACAAAGGAAGAAGAAGACATTTCACTTTGGGCATCTGTTCCATTTCAGGTCTGGATCCAGCAGGCCCTCTATGGTACACAAACTCGAACGCATTAAACCGTAACGCAGGACAATATGTCGAAGTAATTCATACAAATGTCGACGCTATGGGTATACGGAGTGCTATTGGAGATACAGATTTCTATCCTAATGGCGGAAGACACCAACCTGGCTGTAATAACGACCAGTGTGCGCACAGCCGAGCATATGATTTATTTGCTTCTAGCATCCGTACCAACCATTTTCAAGGTCGATTATGCTCTAACCTAAATCAAGCCCTTAGCAACCAATGTAGTGGAAACACCTTAAATATGGGAAATggtatattaaacaaaaatgggtaagttaatttatacagataattgaatgaattatatgtttaaaatatgttcttaGTCAGAGTGATCACTAAAATCTCATTGTTGTTACAGAAATGGAATCTATGGTCTCAGTACGGGAAGTAGTTGGCCATACTAAacctaaattatattttaaataaagtgatTATTAAGTATATGTGGTATTTAATTGTAcattaacactttattgtgcatgaaaacaaaaacaatatgataatggatgacattaaaaatatattgcttattttataaagttcgAAACAAATATAGAAATAGTAAGGATAAGTTCAATtgataatttcaaaattaattatttcctatttattattaccatGTATTGAAGACAGGAAACGCTAATACaaatcgtttattttaataaaacgtaGATTAGTGAAATTTCTCAGTTTCGTCGTTAATGACCTtggataaaacatatttttacatgacaaataggtaatattaatcTTAATGAATCTGATTTTTCGAATAAACTTATATAATTGAgtacaaataattacctacatatattaaaataagataatCGAGGTTAAAaccagtaggtaggtacaatagaaattgtttattttaataaaatgcagATTTGTGAAATTTCACAACAATTGGGATCTTTGATAAATATGTTTTGACATAACAAATTAATagtgaattataatatacttatctTGATAAATCTGTTAAATACGAGATTATTAACCTACGTATTATGTTatcaaaattaagtaaaaaattccaaaagtttGATACGGTCTACATTTTTCTCCATGCTTGTAAAGGAGCAGTCTACACACAtcctaccaatattataaatgcaaaagtttgtgaggataggttttatcccggaaatcccccGGGAacggaactatgcaggttttcctttgaaaacgggggcgaagccgcgggc is a window encoding:
- the LOC123691957 gene encoding pancreatic lipase-related protein 2-like, whose amino-acid sequence is MKSIILLLATVTLCTCSVIPTIPGDNSHYVEGESRYIWMPDGDGVPHLVDLQAEEEPDMSRNAGARNAYWLFTRNNRNNHQVLVHNNANSVRNSNYNSNRQTKVVVHGWNSNGNSAINPMITSAYLDVADVNVIVVDWRNAASGIYTTSVRDVPSVGQHLGQFLQFVINTVGGNWNNFHLIGFSLGAHIVGNAGRTVGGRPIRVTGLDPAGPQWGGNSLALNNRDGVYVETIHTDGGLLGIFDPIADADFYPNGGRNTQPGCWISTCSHSRAYELFAASVRYNHFNGRRCANLNEARNNRCTGANLRMGNRDLNKRGVGLYGLSTGSSWPF
- the LOC123692898 gene encoding pancreatic triacylglycerol lipase-like translates to MEAIRLLILCLAVITVSAVPAPLKNDGNRYVWFSDDDGESQLVDLVAPVDENLLNTRNGANNAYWLYTRRNTNNPQSIINGDANSVRNSNYNSNVPLKIVVHGWTGSLNSVLNARIKDAFLAISDVNVVVVDWHALAAGNYVTAVVGVPSVGQHLGNFVNWLLNTGGGNWNNVHFVGFSLGAHIVGIAGRQVGGRARRVTGLDPAGPLWYTNSNALNRNAGQYVEVIHTNVDAMGIRSAIGDTDFYPNGGRHQPGCNNDQCAHSRAYDLFASSIRTNHFQGRLCSNLNQALSNQCSGNTLNMGNGILNKNGNGIYGLSTGSSWPY